From Caldilineales bacterium, a single genomic window includes:
- a CDS encoding penicillin-binding protein 2, translating into MTNATGDLGGGLYRLRQTAGYLEGEPSNANLRDLPPDEPRSLVRFQAVLGMLVAFGLILAVQLVRYQVFAARSLPSQSNNVGQAGQGWTADEKAYVDPEQPRGTIVDRLGHPLALDSYYYQVAATPNIIKDARLYAATVAPWVGMDPLALEHMLAENADAAYLPLGLVGPAVGEEIMAMDVFTVTAQPLPKRYYPEGRMAAHVLGFVAGDRRGYYGLEGYYDTFLRANNAILRGQATATHDDRLPDSPFTPSYVQRDLVLTLDRSIQAMAEEELRKAIQLHRAEGGSVIVLTPHGSAILAMASWPDFDPNNFTAVGDANAYRNPAVNDPYEPGSVFKLVTYAAALEKGAITPQSKFLDTPTFEYGEREIHNWDRTGHGQVTAAEALAESLNVTTAKIAVKLGKVEFYRAVERFGFGQFTGVELAGEHRGWVKIPGKEGWYPADLAINSFGQGISVTPLQMANAVAAIASDGVLYRAHVVGQVVDGERVVAIEPQALNRVISPATAHTLTRMMVDTVKRTPDVPIEGYSIAGKSGTAEIPLPSGYVDQYTIASFAGFFPADDPQFVILVKLDRPKTSKWATYTAAPVFRSIIANLIQMYSIPPDAVRRQAAEKRSSSSPP; encoded by the coding sequence ATGACTAACGCCACAGGCGATCTGGGCGGCGGCCTCTATCGGCTGCGCCAGACGGCCGGCTATCTGGAGGGAGAGCCGAGCAACGCCAATTTGCGGGACTTGCCCCCGGATGAGCCGCGCTCGCTTGTGCGCTTCCAAGCGGTGCTGGGCATGTTGGTGGCCTTTGGTTTAATCCTGGCAGTGCAGTTGGTGCGCTATCAGGTGTTTGCAGCGCGGTCGCTCCCGTCGCAGTCCAACAACGTCGGTCAGGCCGGCCAGGGATGGACGGCGGATGAAAAAGCCTATGTGGACCCGGAACAGCCGCGGGGGACGATCGTCGATCGCCTGGGGCATCCCCTCGCCCTCGACAGTTACTATTATCAGGTGGCGGCTACGCCCAACATCATCAAGGATGCCCGTCTCTACGCCGCCACCGTGGCGCCATGGGTGGGGATGGACCCCCTCGCCCTCGAACACATGCTGGCGGAGAATGCCGACGCCGCCTACCTGCCGCTGGGCCTGGTGGGGCCGGCCGTGGGCGAGGAGATCATGGCGATGGATGTTTTCACCGTCACCGCTCAGCCTCTGCCCAAACGCTATTATCCCGAAGGCCGCATGGCTGCCCATGTGCTCGGCTTCGTGGCCGGCGATCGTCGCGGCTACTACGGGCTGGAGGGCTACTATGACACCTTTTTGCGCGCCAACAACGCCATCCTGCGCGGACAGGCGACCGCCACCCACGACGACCGGCTCCCCGACAGCCCGTTCACGCCCTCGTATGTGCAACGCGACCTGGTTCTGACCCTGGATCGCAGCATCCAGGCCATGGCCGAAGAGGAGTTGCGCAAGGCCATCCAACTGCACCGGGCCGAAGGCGGTTCGGTCATCGTCCTGACGCCCCATGGCAGCGCCATCCTGGCCATGGCTTCGTGGCCGGATTTCGACCCGAACAACTTCACCGCGGTTGGCGATGCCAATGCCTACCGCAACCCGGCTGTGAACGATCCCTACGAGCCGGGTTCGGTGTTCAAACTGGTCACCTATGCGGCCGCGCTCGAAAAGGGCGCCATCACCCCCCAAAGCAAGTTCCTCGACACCCCGACGTTCGAATACGGCGAACGCGAGATCCACAACTGGGATCGCACAGGTCATGGCCAGGTGACGGCAGCCGAAGCGTTGGCCGAGTCGCTGAACGTGACTACGGCCAAGATCGCCGTCAAATTGGGCAAGGTTGAATTCTACCGGGCGGTGGAGCGGTTTGGTTTCGGCCAGTTCACCGGCGTCGAACTGGCGGGCGAGCACCGCGGGTGGGTGAAGATCCCCGGCAAGGAGGGCTGGTATCCGGCCGACCTGGCCATCAACTCCTTTGGCCAGGGCATCAGCGTGACGCCACTGCAGATGGCCAACGCCGTCGCCGCCATTGCCTCGGATGGCGTGCTCTACCGGGCGCACGTCGTCGGCCAGGTTGTGGATGGCGAGCGGGTGGTGGCGATCGAGCCGCAGGCCCTGAACCGGGTGATCTCGCCAGCCACAGCCCACACCCTGACCCGGATGATGGTGGACACGGTGAAGCGCACGCCCGATGTGCCGATCGAGGGTTACAGCATCGCTGGCAAGTCGGGCACGGCTGAGATCCCCTTGCCGAGTGGTTATGTCGACCAATATACCATCGCCTCCTTCGCCGGTTTCTTCCCGGCCGATGACCCGCAGTTTGTGATCCTGGTCAAGCTCGACCGGCCGAAAACCTCCAAGTGGGCCACTTACACGGCGGCGCCGGTCTTCCGCTCGATCATCGCCAATCTGATCCAGATGTACTCCATTCCACCGGACGCGGTTCGACGCCAGGCGGCCGAGAAACGCTCGTCATCATCACCGCCATGA
- the rsmH gene encoding 16S rRNA (cytosine(1402)-N(4))-methyltransferase RsmH: MKTQAAVPDPAHIPVLYQEVLTLLDPRPGGSFIDATLGGGGHAEAILRATAPDGRLLGLDADPRAVARSAQRLAEFGGRATLVHANFRHLAEVAQEHGFAAVDGILLDLGVSSFQLDDPEQGFSFRLHGPLDLRLDPTAGQSAAEAVNTLDEEELAGIIFRYGEERHARRIARRIVARRPFQSTTELAEVIEEAVGGRKGARLHPATRTFQALRIYVNAELQNLEAALPQTLALLRPGGVLAVISFHSLEDRIVKHFLRRESSDCICPPRTPVCQCGHRAQIVTIERKGVTPGAAEIARNPRSRSARLRCARRLP; this comes from the coding sequence ATGAAGACACAGGCCGCCGTCCCCGACCCAGCTCACATCCCAGTCCTTTACCAAGAAGTTCTGACCCTCCTCGACCCGCGACCCGGCGGCAGCTTCATCGACGCCACGCTTGGCGGCGGCGGCCATGCCGAAGCCATCCTGCGGGCCACGGCGCCGGACGGACGGCTGCTGGGGCTGGACGCCGACCCACGGGCGGTCGCACGGTCGGCGCAGCGGCTGGCCGAGTTTGGCGGGCGGGCGACGCTCGTCCATGCTAATTTCCGCCATCTGGCCGAGGTGGCGCAGGAGCATGGTTTTGCCGCTGTCGACGGCATCCTGCTCGATCTGGGCGTCTCCTCTTTCCAGTTGGACGACCCCGAACAGGGTTTCAGTTTTCGTCTGCATGGGCCGCTCGACCTGCGGCTGGACCCAACGGCGGGCCAGAGCGCCGCCGAGGCCGTGAACACGCTGGACGAAGAGGAACTGGCCGGGATCATCTTTCGCTATGGCGAAGAACGCCACGCCCGCCGCATCGCCCGCCGCATCGTTGCCCGACGGCCGTTTCAGTCCACCACCGAACTGGCCGAGGTGATCGAGGAAGCGGTGGGAGGACGCAAAGGCGCCCGGCTGCACCCGGCCACCCGCACCTTCCAGGCCCTGCGCATCTATGTCAACGCCGAGTTGCAGAATCTGGAAGCGGCGCTGCCGCAGACGCTGGCCCTGCTTCGTCCCGGCGGCGTGCTGGCCGTCATCTCCTTCCACAGCCTGGAGGATCGCATCGTCAAGCACTTTCTGCGCCGCGAGAGTAGCGACTGCATCTGCCCCCCGCGCACGCCGGTTTGCCAGTGCGGGCATCGCGCTCAGATCGTCACCATCGAACGCAAGGGCGTGACGCCCGGCGCAGCCGAGATCGCTCGCAATCCCCGCAGCCGCAGCGCCCGTTTGCGCTGCGCCCGCCGTCTGCCTTGA
- the mraZ gene encoding division/cell wall cluster transcriptional repressor MraZ: MSDDEFPNARNLEQMFYGRYDRPLDNKGRITLPAPFRDALGSERAVITRGLDRCLFLAPAGQFELWRQRVRAMKLADQRARSLRRHLFAEAGDGTPDAQGRITLPPFLRHYAGIEDMVVVAGVDTHIEIWNAKRWAEMSAQAEASGDDSAWWNEVDL, encoded by the coding sequence ATGTCTGACGATGAATTTCCCAATGCACGAAATCTAGAACAGATGTTCTATGGCCGTTATGATCGGCCTCTGGACAATAAGGGTCGGATTACGCTACCGGCTCCATTTCGTGATGCGCTGGGAAGCGAGAGAGCCGTGATCACGCGTGGGTTGGATCGTTGTCTGTTCCTGGCGCCCGCCGGCCAGTTCGAGCTTTGGCGCCAGCGGGTGCGGGCGATGAAGTTGGCCGACCAGCGCGCCCGCTCCTTGCGCCGGCATCTCTTTGCCGAGGCCGGCGACGGCACGCCCGATGCACAAGGCCGCATCACCCTGCCGCCGTTTCTGCGCCACTACGCCGGGATCGAGGACATGGTGGTGGTGGCCGGCGTGGATACGCACATCGAGATCTGGAACGCCAAACGCTGGGCCGAGATGAGCGCCCAGGCCGAGGCCAGCGGCGATGACTCTGCCTGGTGGAACGAAGTCGACCTCTAG
- a CDS encoding HD domain-containing protein: MPAPRPLDLNLRPYAGRFVALVEGAIVAVGETAADVLARAHAAQPQRRAVVLRIALPADPAPGLPMTSTPFVSDTARRAHQTTLALAPDACLVGGAVRDLLLAIPPKDLDYILAGNALNTARRVADQLGAAYYPLDERRGLGRVVWKQQTGQGDEILVIDYATLAEKTPADDLNERDFTLNAILLQPDGTIFDPLGGAEDLHTRRLRPCRHDSLPNDPVRILRAARFLFTFHLHPDPSLEAQVRAAAPLLGTISPERRRDELFKLLLLPEPHQPLTQLDAWGVLKAVFPDLTAAKNIEQSPPHVYDVYDHSLVTLRWLARLDRLLRAETLPSDEIEVATFATLAPHQTELRRYLEHELVPGRPRWLWLRLAALAHDWGKPAARSEDADGRIRFFGHEDISARLVVAWAEAYRCGAGETALARQLCLHHMRPHYLSEHEGAIPSRRSLYRLYRDLGDDTPGLLLLNLADFLATHGPDVALASLRRHLAAVGHMLAPAFAGAQPAAAASLLSAPLLDGNEIMSLTGLRPSPRIGVLLEQLREAQAMGEVNDREQAEAFIRQRAGPSAAANTT, encoded by the coding sequence ATGCCTGCCCCACGCCCGCTCGATCTCAACCTGCGCCCCTACGCCGGCCGCTTCGTCGCCCTGGTCGAGGGCGCCATCGTGGCCGTGGGCGAGACCGCCGCCGACGTCCTCGCCCGCGCCCATGCCGCCCAACCCCAGCGCCGCGCTGTCGTGCTCCGTATCGCTCTCCCGGCCGATCCTGCCCCTGGCCTGCCCATGACCTCCACCCCCTTCGTTTCCGACACCGCCCGTCGCGCCCACCAGACCACCCTTGCCCTTGCCCCCGACGCCTGTCTGGTGGGTGGGGCCGTGCGCGACCTGCTGCTCGCCATCCCGCCCAAGGACCTCGACTACATCCTGGCCGGCAATGCCCTGAACACCGCCCGCCGTGTGGCCGACCAGTTGGGCGCCGCCTACTACCCGCTGGACGAGCGCCGGGGCCTGGGCCGCGTGGTCTGGAAGCAGCAAACCGGCCAGGGAGACGAGATCCTGGTCATCGACTATGCCACCCTGGCCGAGAAGACGCCGGCCGACGACCTGAACGAGCGCGACTTCACCCTCAACGCCATCCTCCTGCAGCCGGACGGAACCATCTTCGACCCCCTGGGCGGCGCCGAGGACTTGCACACCCGCCGGCTGCGACCCTGCCGCCACGACAGCCTCCCCAACGACCCCGTCCGCATCCTGCGCGCCGCCCGCTTCCTCTTCACCTTCCACCTCCATCCCGACCCCAGCCTGGAGGCGCAGGTGCGCGCGGCCGCGCCCCTCCTGGGCACGATCAGCCCCGAACGCCGCCGCGACGAACTGTTCAAACTCCTGCTGCTGCCCGAACCCCACCAACCCCTCACCCAGTTGGATGCCTGGGGCGTGTTGAAAGCCGTCTTCCCCGACCTCACCGCCGCCAAGAATATCGAACAATCACCGCCGCACGTCTATGATGTTTACGACCATTCGCTCGTGACCCTGCGCTGGCTGGCCCGACTCGACCGCCTGCTGCGGGCCGAAACCCTCCCCAGTGACGAAATCGAGGTCGCCACCTTCGCCACCCTCGCGCCCCACCAGACCGAATTGCGCCGCTATCTCGAACACGAACTGGTTCCGGGGCGACCCCGTTGGCTGTGGCTGCGTCTGGCTGCCCTTGCCCATGACTGGGGCAAGCCTGCCGCTCGTTCCGAAGACGCCGACGGGCGCATCCGCTTCTTCGGCCATGAGGACATCAGCGCCCGTCTGGTCGTCGCCTGGGCCGAGGCCTACCGCTGTGGCGCCGGCGAAACCGCCCTGGCCCGCCAACTCTGCCTCCACCACATGCGCCCACACTACCTCAGCGAACACGAAGGCGCTATCCCCAGCCGCCGCAGCCTCTACCGGCTGTACCGCGACCTGGGCGACGACACCCCCGGCCTCCTCCTCCTCAACCTGGCCGATTTCCTGGCCACGCATGGCCCCGACGTCGCCCTCGCCAGCCTGCGCCGCCATCTGGCGGCGGTCGGTCACATGCTGGCCCCCGCTTTTGCCGGCGCACAGCCGGCCGCCGCCGCTTCTCTCCTCTCCGCCCCCCTGCTCGACGGCAACGAGATCATGTCCCTCACCGGTCTGCGCCCCAGCCCCCGCATCGGCGTCTTGCTGGAACAACTGCGCGAGGCCCAGGCCATGGGCGAGGTGAACGATCGGGAGCAGGCGGAAGCCTTCATCCGCCAGCGGGCCGGGCCATCCGCCGCCGCCAACACGACATAA
- a CDS encoding serine/threonine-protein phosphatase, translating to MELQIAVAKIEKYAVGESGDTVEVVERPHGGYSAVLVDGQRSGESAKAISNLVARKAISLLAEGVRDGAAARAAHDYLRTHRRGKVSAEMIILSADLETGTLVISRNSRVPVLVCDEGCWRLLDLPAEAVGIQARTRPQIEELLLRPGVIAIAASDGVWSAGERVREQNDAPVDLLGLVQRLAPDLSAKDLADTLLAHALLSEQGRPQDDLTVVALRVGKKEGDDVRRLSMSLPIPSRIHGAWDR from the coding sequence ATGGAATTGCAGATCGCTGTCGCCAAAATCGAAAAATACGCGGTGGGGGAATCGGGCGACACGGTGGAGGTGGTCGAACGGCCACACGGCGGCTACTCGGCGGTGTTGGTCGACGGTCAGCGCAGCGGTGAATCGGCCAAAGCGATCAGCAACCTGGTGGCGCGCAAGGCCATCTCGCTGCTGGCCGAGGGCGTGCGCGACGGCGCCGCCGCTCGCGCCGCCCACGACTATCTGCGCACCCATCGTCGCGGCAAGGTCAGCGCCGAGATGATCATCCTCTCCGCCGATCTGGAGACGGGCACCCTGGTGATCTCGCGCAACAGCCGTGTACCCGTCCTGGTCTGCGATGAAGGCTGCTGGCGCTTGCTCGACCTCCCTGCCGAGGCGGTGGGCATCCAGGCTCGCACCCGCCCGCAGATCGAAGAACTCCTGCTCCGTCCGGGCGTCATCGCCATCGCTGCCAGCGACGGCGTCTGGTCGGCGGGGGAACGGGTGCGAGAACAGAACGACGCTCCGGTGGATCTGCTGGGCCTTGTCCAGAGGCTGGCGCCCGACCTCAGCGCCAAAGACCTTGCCGACACCCTTCTCGCCCACGCCCTTCTGTCCGAGCAAGGCCGACCACAGGATGACTTGACGGTGGTCGCCCTCCGGGTGGGCAAGAAGGAGGGGGATGACGTGCGTCGTTTGAGCATGTCCCTGCCTATCCCCTCGCGCATCCACGGCGCCTGGGACCGTTGA
- the secD gene encoding protein translocase subunit SecD: MPTRNLIVLVLILLMAALAVYIALPAPKPAWVRNLIASHQPDESALELKLGLDLRGGTRVILEAAPQSGQTATADNMETARAIIERRVNGLGVAEPEVQVSGSRIIVALPGIEDPDAAIATLAGTGQLEFVDMGDSPAAVGSKVVTSLNASDVTTDTVVYRTVVTGDKLDSADVGRSSTTQQIFINFAFKPEGAKLFGEYTASNIGKYLGIVLDKTVLSAPVVRAAISDSGVIEGSFTLDEARNLAVQMRYGALPVPLNIAAVNTIGPTLGADSVRSSITAGIVGVVIVLLFMITYYRLPGVLAALALIIYAALNIVIYKLVPVVLTLPGIAGFLLSTGMAVDANILIFERMKEELRGGRSLENAVEAGFSRAWTSILDSNLSTLITCVILYYFGSSFGASVVQGFAITLGIGVLVSMFTAVIVTRTFMRTVVGLFASRLQRHLVLFAA; encoded by the coding sequence ATGCCGACTCGCAACCTCATCGTCCTTGTCCTCATCCTCCTGATGGCGGCTCTGGCCGTCTACATCGCCCTGCCGGCCCCCAAACCCGCCTGGGTGCGCAATCTCATCGCCTCGCACCAGCCCGACGAGAGCGCACTCGAACTCAAGCTCGGCCTCGACTTGCGCGGCGGCACGCGCGTCATCCTCGAAGCTGCGCCGCAATCCGGGCAAACGGCCACCGCTGACAACATGGAAACGGCGCGCGCCATCATCGAACGTCGCGTCAACGGCCTTGGCGTCGCCGAACCCGAAGTCCAGGTCAGCGGCAGTCGCATCATCGTCGCCCTGCCAGGCATCGAAGACCCCGACGCTGCCATTGCCACCCTGGCTGGCACTGGCCAGCTCGAATTCGTGGACATGGGCGACAGCCCGGCCGCCGTTGGCAGCAAGGTTGTCACCTCACTCAACGCCAGCGATGTGACAACCGACACCGTCGTCTACCGCACTGTCGTCACCGGCGACAAGTTGGACTCGGCCGACGTCGGTCGCAGCTCGACCACGCAGCAGATCTTCATCAATTTTGCCTTCAAACCGGAGGGCGCCAAGCTCTTTGGCGAGTACACCGCCAGCAACATCGGCAAATACCTGGGCATCGTCCTCGATAAGACCGTCCTCTCGGCCCCGGTCGTGCGCGCGGCCATCAGCGATAGCGGTGTCATCGAGGGCAGCTTCACCCTCGACGAAGCCCGCAACCTGGCTGTGCAGATGCGCTACGGCGCCCTGCCGGTGCCCCTGAACATCGCCGCCGTCAACACCATCGGCCCCACCCTGGGCGCCGATTCGGTGCGGTCGAGCATCACGGCCGGGATCGTTGGCGTCGTCATCGTCCTGCTGTTCATGATCACCTACTACCGTCTGCCCGGCGTGCTGGCGGCCCTGGCCTTGATCATCTATGCCGCCCTCAACATCGTCATTTACAAGCTGGTGCCGGTGGTGCTCACGCTGCCCGGCATCGCCGGCTTCCTGCTTTCCACAGGCATGGCGGTGGACGCCAACATCCTCATCTTCGAACGCATGAAGGAAGAATTGCGGGGTGGGCGCTCGTTGGAGAACGCCGTCGAGGCCGGCTTCTCGCGGGCCTGGACCTCTATCCTCGACTCCAACCTCTCCACCCTCATCACCTGCGTCATCCTCTACTACTTCGGCTCCAGCTTTGGCGCCTCCGTCGTCCAGGGCTTTGCCATCACCCTCGGCATCGGCGTCCTGGTCTCGATGTTCACGGCCGTCATCGTCACCCGAACCTTCATGCGCACTGTCGTTGGTCTGTTCGCCAGCCGCTTGCAGCGCCATCTCGTCCTCTTTGCCGCCTGA
- the secF gene encoding protein translocase subunit SecF, with amino-acid sequence MNIIKHRRWYYLLSALVILPGVISMIASTIVFGSPVRLSVDFTGGALWEVRFADAVAPAQMVQLFQANGFADVDVNTVGDDRTLEIRTDDITAEQKTTLLAAMEAKFGKAPEELQFTLVGPSIGQEVTRAAFVAVFFASIAILLFIIWAFRNIPHSVRYGVSAIVAMLHDVLVTLGFISIMGWVAGWEADALTLTALLTIIGFSVQDTIVVFDRIRENTRRRRGEDYETIVNRSLLETIHRSLATQINAMFVMVALLLFGGVTIRPFIATLLVGLLSGTYSSIFNATPLVVSWEKGELTFWRRDRQKNGGKRTPAPA; translated from the coding sequence ATGAACATCATCAAACACCGGCGTTGGTACTATCTCCTTTCGGCCCTGGTCATCCTGCCTGGCGTGATCTCGATGATCGCCTCGACCATCGTCTTTGGCTCGCCCGTGCGTCTTTCCGTCGACTTCACTGGCGGCGCCCTCTGGGAAGTGCGCTTTGCCGACGCTGTGGCCCCCGCCCAAATGGTGCAACTCTTCCAGGCCAACGGCTTTGCCGATGTCGATGTCAACACGGTCGGTGATGATCGCACTCTCGAAATCCGCACCGACGATATCACAGCCGAACAGAAGACCACCTTGTTGGCGGCGATGGAGGCGAAATTTGGCAAGGCGCCCGAAGAACTGCAATTCACACTCGTCGGCCCCAGCATCGGCCAGGAGGTGACGCGTGCCGCTTTCGTTGCCGTCTTCTTTGCCTCGATTGCCATCCTTCTCTTCATCATCTGGGCCTTTCGCAACATCCCCCACTCTGTGCGCTATGGCGTCAGCGCCATCGTCGCCATGTTGCACGATGTCCTGGTCACGCTGGGCTTCATCAGCATTATGGGCTGGGTGGCCGGCTGGGAGGCCGACGCACTGACCCTCACCGCCCTCCTCACCATCATCGGCTTCTCGGTTCAGGACACCATCGTTGTCTTCGACCGCATCCGCGAGAACACGCGCCGGCGCCGGGGTGAGGACTACGAGACCATCGTCAACCGCTCCTTACTCGAAACCATCCATCGTTCGCTGGCCACACAGATCAACGCCATGTTCGTCATGGTGGCCCTCTTGCTGTTCGGCGGCGTCACCATCCGGCCCTTCATCGCCACCCTGCTGGTCGGCCTGCTCAGCGGCACCTATTCCTCCATCTTCAACGCCACGCCGTTGGTGGTATCATGGGAGAAAGGTGAGCTGACCTTCTGGCGTCGTGACCGCCAGAAGAACGGCGGCAAGCGCACCCCCGCCCCCGCCTGA
- a CDS encoding VCBS repeat-containing protein, which yields MRLFTRSLLLLLSLALALAGFAAAPSVAPTVLAQQPTPDDEIAFINAATNVQIVDPFTAAGKQPFVWTSPTSGYSDMAVLDANADGIKEIVAIGGNTARILNPLLGAVASAPAFESVITAGFTYVAVAAGDVVPNDGGRDEIILQRTDNRGGNGYSVQIWDGDSTGRVWQIVYDETFGVPWLRLDTGDYNGLAGDELVMVRKGLPPDRLDYRIKILSITSTGIFQTFAEQSYTFPWIDLAVGNTHINNGNLAEMVLTRDDVLGVFPSYLVFQYAPPNLIANAPGGQKTAFPPFFDIAVGDTNASGDDEVFLIRDPLEGGSGISMIGLNYGSDPFPAAWESGLQLGRNLKAVTMGDVDGDGRAEVVVAQTNSYRIWLDPATSLTSATDWISATFRDPYILRTGNFDGDGVSQAPPKLAVDKTQLQFSMLRGGANPSAQTFQVLNQGGGALAYTLTKEHGSAWFSVTPFEGTAPGTHTVTIDGANLAPGEYNDAIIVTATTPNTENSPQRVNIKLTVTPTGPELGVSPASFTFNFNYGGVTPPAQNLTIRNIGDGGPRSYSLTITTTDGGAWLRANKTSGQTDDTVSVFVNPVNMRPGDYSGKIKVDAGAIRGSPVELPVTLKIVATGMVVTPNNLLLLAPPGLPSPRGNIKIDQAAPGQGAIHWYAYAVPSGDWWGLQAALAAETVKVEKTESGFSFSGPDGETKTLATLDWVILTPNNGFTPGDLQVTVDTPNAPRGNNRVTILVDGGPGAPNRFQGVDAVIAVNNGGAWLPMLVR from the coding sequence ATGCGTCTATTCACCCGCTCGCTCTTGCTACTCCTGAGCCTGGCCCTCGCCCTGGCCGGCTTTGCCGCCGCGCCTTCCGTCGCGCCCACGGTTCTGGCCCAGCAACCCACCCCCGACGATGAAATCGCCTTCATCAACGCCGCCACCAATGTGCAGATCGTCGATCCGTTTACGGCTGCCGGCAAACAGCCCTTCGTCTGGACCTCGCCGACGAGTGGTTACAGCGATATGGCGGTGCTGGATGCCAATGCCGACGGCATCAAAGAGATCGTCGCCATCGGCGGCAACACCGCTCGCATCCTCAACCCCCTGCTCGGCGCTGTCGCCAGCGCCCCTGCCTTCGAGAGCGTCATCACCGCCGGTTTCACCTACGTCGCCGTGGCCGCGGGCGATGTCGTCCCCAACGATGGCGGGCGCGACGAGATCATCCTCCAGCGCACCGACAACCGCGGCGGCAATGGCTACAGCGTCCAAATCTGGGATGGCGACAGCACCGGCCGCGTCTGGCAGATCGTCTATGACGAGACCTTTGGCGTGCCCTGGCTCCGCCTCGATACCGGCGACTACAACGGCCTGGCCGGCGACGAGCTGGTGATGGTGCGCAAAGGCTTGCCGCCCGACCGCCTGGACTACCGCATCAAGATCCTCTCCATCACCAGCACCGGCATCTTCCAAACCTTCGCCGAGCAATCCTACACCTTCCCCTGGATCGATCTCGCCGTTGGCAACACCCACATCAACAACGGCAACCTGGCCGAGATGGTGTTGACCCGCGATGACGTTCTCGGCGTCTTTCCTTCCTATCTCGTCTTTCAATATGCACCGCCCAACCTCATCGCCAATGCGCCCGGCGGCCAGAAGACAGCCTTCCCGCCCTTCTTCGATATCGCCGTCGGCGACACCAATGCCAGCGGCGACGACGAAGTCTTCTTGATCCGCGACCCGCTTGAGGGCGGCTCCGGCATCTCGATGATCGGCCTCAACTACGGCTCCGACCCCTTCCCCGCCGCCTGGGAGAGCGGCCTCCAGTTGGGGCGCAACCTGAAGGCCGTGACCATGGGCGATGTGGATGGCGATGGCCGGGCCGAGGTGGTGGTCGCCCAAACCAACTCCTACCGCATCTGGTTGGACCCGGCCACCAGTCTCACCTCCGCGACCGACTGGATCAGCGCCACCTTCCGCGACCCTTACATCCTCCGCACCGGCAACTTCGATGGCGATGGCGTCAGCCAGGCCCCGCCCAAGCTGGCCGTTGACAAGACCCAACTTCAGTTCTCGATGCTGCGCGGCGGCGCCAACCCATCTGCTCAAACCTTCCAGGTTCTGAACCAGGGCGGCGGCGCCCTGGCCTATACCCTGACCAAAGAGCACGGCAGCGCCTGGTTCAGCGTCACGCCCTTCGAGGGCACGGCCCCCGGCACCCACACCGTCACCATCGACGGCGCCAACCTGGCCCCGGGCGAATACAACGATGCCATCATCGTCACCGCCACCACCCCCAACACCGAAAACTCACCCCAGCGCGTCAACATCAAGCTCACGGTCACACCCACCGGCCCCGAACTGGGGGTTAGCCCGGCCAGCTTCACCTTCAACTTCAACTATGGCGGCGTCACCCCGCCGGCCCAGAACCTGACCATCCGCAACATCGGCGATGGCGGCCCCCGCTCCTACAGCCTCACCATCACCACCACCGATGGCGGCGCCTGGCTGCGGGCCAACAAGACCAGCGGCCAGACCGACGACACCGTCTCGGTCTTCGTCAACCCGGTCAACATGCGCCCCGGCGACTACAGCGGCAAGATCAAGGTCGATGCTGGCGCCATTCGCGGCAGCCCCGTCGAATTGCCGGTCACGCTCAAGATCGTCGCCACCGGCATGGTCGTCACCCCCAACAACCTCTTGCTGCTCGCTCCTCCTGGCTTACCCTCGCCGCGCGGCAATATCAAGATCGACCAGGCCGCGCCCGGCCAGGGCGCCATCCATTGGTATGCCTACGCCGTGCCTTCGGGCGACTGGTGGGGCCTGCAGGCGGCCCTGGCCGCGGAGACAGTCAAGGTGGAGAAGACCGAGAGCGGTTTCAGCTTCAGTGGGCCTGATGGCGAGACCAAGACGCTGGCCACGCTGGATTGGGTCATTCTGACGCCCAACAACGGCTTCACCCCCGGCGATCTCCAGGTCACGGTCGATACGCCCAACGCGCCCCGTGGCAATAACCGCGTCACCATCCTCGTCGATGGCGGCCCCGGCGCTCCCAACCGTTTCCAGGGCGTCGATGCTGTGATCGCCGTCAACAACGGCGGCGCCTGGCTGCCCATGCTCGTCCGCTGA